The Hahella sp. HNIBRBA332 genome window below encodes:
- a CDS encoding CHASE2 domain-containing protein, translated as MIPGKPDAQPNPPSKRDNAPQVRHSRGFPVTERYLFAAILVGLCFLLISSGWMQRLDYLFYDFCLKVRPLSTSTTSVIVAIDEKSLLEYGRWPWPRDRHATLIKRLRNSGARAVAFDLLLSENSSPEADQEFAQAMAEAGKVFLPLHIDHVGNTGHLTEILPIAQFIDTAEGLGHAQMELDADGIARGLYLYQGLGDSHWPSLALSVYQNLYPEERQQKEEQDNGGAFNVREQYRLIPFIGAPGSFPTLSYSEVMHGELPPDYFQNRVVFVGATAAGLGDFLPTPVSGASTSMAGVEVHANVFEGLVRKNMHRLISPTWQYLLSLSLVLIAALVYPRVSPEKNLPLTLALALSVLVFSYLLLLLDHQWYPPAAVVLSLVFAYPFWSWRRLSRLNQFLNQELKRLEEEPRLQQGDIYDSPQQWAQQVTRLLKPALWEFREIAPGGQQRIDINADAGMMEILLPVSDAVGKMALYMRFEDHPDQLQQTADYLQRLYPRLMQKTTRRQPSSELIDRRISQVRFAIAAIRDMRKFVSETIANMPDGVLVGDEVGRILYLNEHASRWLSANATANAYIAECMPIANKFTPALWDSVVRKVLVEGEAQSMELHTRNTAVLISLAPMRFTHLNANGIIVNFSDITPIHEAQQKRLETIHFISHDLRAPLASQLALLDTLSAALPDAKLASKIDAARELTQKSLGMAEAFLQLARVEAADHIHFYDCELLDIVDNAVDSISPSALTRGIAVQVYCEEDSLPIRANADLLERALVNLLQNAVKFTPQNHSIELKLEKADASTLIHLRDQGPGIAASEIPFLFERFRRTHASEQQGVQGSGLGLRFVKLVIDRHGGAIQVNSVLGEGTEFVIELPDAE; from the coding sequence ATGATCCCAGGCAAACCTGATGCGCAGCCCAACCCGCCTTCCAAGCGGGACAATGCTCCCCAAGTCCGCCACAGCCGCGGCTTTCCCGTCACCGAGCGTTATCTCTTCGCCGCCATTCTGGTGGGTCTCTGTTTCCTGTTGATATCCAGCGGCTGGATGCAGCGACTGGATTACCTGTTTTATGATTTCTGTCTCAAGGTGCGCCCACTCAGCACCAGCACCACCAGCGTCATCGTCGCCATTGATGAAAAAAGCCTGTTGGAATACGGCCGCTGGCCCTGGCCGCGAGACCGTCACGCCACCCTGATCAAACGCCTGCGCAATTCCGGCGCCCGCGCGGTGGCGTTCGACCTGCTGCTGTCAGAAAACAGTTCTCCTGAGGCTGACCAGGAATTCGCTCAAGCCATGGCGGAGGCCGGCAAGGTGTTTCTGCCTCTGCACATCGATCACGTCGGCAATACCGGCCACCTCACCGAAATTTTGCCCATCGCGCAGTTTATCGACACCGCAGAAGGCCTGGGACACGCTCAAATGGAATTGGACGCCGACGGCATCGCGCGGGGGTTATATCTGTATCAGGGCCTGGGAGACAGTCATTGGCCAAGTCTGGCGCTATCGGTATACCAGAATCTGTATCCCGAAGAGCGCCAACAGAAAGAAGAGCAGGATAACGGCGGCGCCTTCAACGTCCGCGAGCAGTATCGCCTGATCCCCTTTATCGGAGCGCCAGGCAGCTTCCCAACGCTGTCCTACAGTGAGGTCATGCATGGAGAGCTTCCACCGGACTACTTCCAGAACCGGGTCGTATTTGTTGGCGCCACCGCCGCTGGTCTGGGCGACTTTCTGCCGACGCCGGTGTCGGGCGCCTCCACCAGCATGGCGGGGGTGGAAGTGCACGCCAATGTCTTTGAAGGGCTGGTGCGCAAAAACATGCATCGCCTGATTTCTCCCACCTGGCAATACCTGCTGTCACTCAGTCTGGTGCTGATCGCCGCCCTGGTGTACCCGCGCGTCTCGCCGGAGAAAAACCTGCCGTTAACTCTCGCCCTGGCGTTATCAGTGTTAGTGTTCAGTTATCTGTTGCTGCTGCTGGACCACCAATGGTATCCGCCAGCGGCGGTCGTGCTCTCCCTGGTGTTCGCCTACCCTTTCTGGAGCTGGCGACGCCTGAGCCGCCTCAATCAGTTTCTGAATCAGGAATTGAAGCGACTGGAGGAAGAGCCGCGCCTGCAACAGGGCGATATCTATGACTCTCCGCAGCAGTGGGCGCAACAAGTCACCCGCCTGCTTAAGCCCGCTCTGTGGGAGTTTCGCGAAATCGCTCCAGGAGGACAGCAGCGTATCGATATCAACGCCGACGCAGGCATGATGGAGATCCTTCTTCCCGTATCCGACGCTGTCGGCAAAATGGCCTTATACATGCGCTTCGAAGATCATCCGGACCAGCTCCAGCAGACCGCCGACTATCTGCAACGTCTGTATCCCCGGCTGATGCAGAAAACCACCCGTCGCCAACCTTCCAGCGAACTTATCGACCGCCGCATCTCCCAGGTGCGCTTCGCCATCGCCGCCATCCGCGACATGCGCAAGTTCGTATCCGAAACTATCGCCAACATGCCAGACGGCGTGCTGGTGGGCGATGAGGTCGGCCGTATTTTGTATTTGAATGAACACGCCAGCCGCTGGTTGAGCGCCAATGCGACCGCCAACGCTTATATCGCCGAATGCATGCCTATCGCCAATAAGTTTACGCCGGCGCTATGGGATTCCGTGGTGCGTAAAGTGCTGGTGGAAGGCGAAGCGCAATCCATGGAACTGCACACTCGCAACACTGCGGTCCTGATCTCACTGGCGCCCATGCGTTTCACCCATTTGAACGCCAACGGCATTATCGTCAATTTCTCCGACATCACGCCAATACACGAAGCCCAGCAAAAACGTCTGGAAACCATTCACTTCATATCTCACGATCTACGCGCACCGCTGGCCTCGCAGCTGGCGTTGCTGGACACCCTGAGCGCAGCGCTGCCTGACGCCAAACTGGCGTCCAAGATCGACGCCGCCCGCGAATTGACGCAAAAAAGCCTGGGTATGGCGGAAGCCTTCCTGCAACTGGCGCGGGTGGAAGCGGCGGATCACATTCATTTTTACGATTGCGAGCTGCTGGACATCGTGGATAACGCGGTGGACTCCATCTCCCCCAGCGCCCTCACCCGCGGCATTGCAGTGCAGGTGTACTGCGAAGAGGATTCATTGCCCATCAGAGCCAATGCGGACCTGTTGGAGCGAGCCCTGGTCAACCTGTTACAGAACGCGGTCAAATTTACGCCGCAGAATCACAGCATTGAACTGAAGCTGGAGAAAGCTGACGCCAGCACCTTAATCCACTTACGCGACCAGGGGCCGGGCATCGCCGCCTCAGAAATCCCCTTCCTGTTCGAACGCTTTCGCCGCACCCACGCCTCAGAGCAGCAGGGCGTACAAGGCAGCGGCCTGGGCTTGCGATTCGTCAAACTGGTTATCGACCGTCATGGCGGCGCGATCCAAGTAAACAGCGTACTGGGTGAAGGGACGGAATTTGTGATCGAGTTGCCTGACGCAGAATGA
- a CDS encoding M14 family zinc carboxypeptidase: MQRRIPPDDGVATLGGRLTEWDPLSFMYPKIHFPVNELNKIQQLIELGGGNVQHEILDTVEFRGYRLPLYLIKVGAAGPDKPALALTGGVHGLEKIGTQVILAFMESLLKQLTWDEGLKEELNHLQLYFLPALNPAGMMRKTRANGNGVDLMRNAPVDAEARVPPLLGGHRLTTRIPWYRGQKGQPMEKEAVALCDFIRERLFPAPFSMALDCHSGFGFNDQIWFPYAYSKEPIYHLPEIFALRNLLFETYPNHVYTFEPQSRVYTSHGDLWDYLYMEAKAANRLFLPITMEMGSWLWIKKNPRQLIQLLGFFHPVLPHRLRRVLRRHLIFIDFLKNAVRSYGNWLPDKRQRKHYELAALSLWYES, translated from the coding sequence ATGCAACGCCGTATTCCACCTGACGATGGCGTTGCAACGCTTGGCGGACGCCTGACTGAATGGGACCCCCTCAGCTTTATGTATCCGAAAATTCATTTTCCGGTTAATGAACTGAATAAAATCCAGCAGTTAATTGAACTTGGCGGCGGCAATGTCCAGCATGAAATACTGGATACTGTTGAGTTCCGCGGTTACAGACTGCCGCTGTACCTGATCAAAGTCGGCGCCGCCGGCCCTGACAAGCCCGCGCTGGCCCTCACCGGCGGCGTGCATGGTCTGGAGAAAATCGGCACTCAGGTGATCCTGGCCTTCATGGAGTCCTTGCTGAAGCAGCTGACCTGGGACGAAGGGCTGAAGGAAGAGTTGAATCATCTGCAACTATATTTCCTTCCCGCCCTTAACCCTGCGGGCATGATGCGCAAGACCCGCGCCAACGGTAATGGCGTCGACCTGATGCGCAACGCGCCGGTGGACGCCGAAGCCCGCGTCCCGCCTCTGCTGGGCGGCCATCGCTTGACCACGCGCATCCCCTGGTATCGCGGCCAGAAGGGGCAGCCGATGGAGAAAGAGGCGGTGGCTCTCTGTGACTTTATTCGGGAACGCCTGTTTCCGGCGCCGTTCAGTATGGCGTTGGACTGCCACTCCGGCTTCGGTTTCAACGATCAGATCTGGTTTCCTTACGCCTACAGTAAAGAACCGATTTATCACTTGCCGGAGATCTTCGCGCTGCGCAACCTGCTGTTCGAAACCTACCCCAACCATGTCTACACTTTCGAACCGCAATCCCGGGTCTACACTTCCCACGGCGATTTATGGGATTACCTGTACATGGAGGCGAAAGCCGCCAATCGCTTGTTCCTGCCGATCACCATGGAAATGGGGTCCTGGCTATGGATCAAAAAGAATCCGCGCCAGCTTATCCAGTTACTGGGTTTCTTCCATCCCGTCCTCCCCCATCGATTACGCCGCGTGCTGCGCCGCCACCTCATCTTCATCGACTTTCTGAAAAACGCCGTGCGCTCTTACGGCAACTGGCTGCCGGACAAGCGCCAGCGCAAACACTATGAACTGGCGGCGCTATCTCTGTGGTACGAGTCCTGA
- a CDS encoding EAL domain-containing protein: MQLIRYSINFVLLLALYYLGGRLGLLLEVYYGDVTPLWPPSGLALAMIWFSGWRWAPVIIVGELLSAMTLQQSILNGVIGGIGQLSEVACAMLMIRYFGITPYLSSVGDSLRFIGLAALLAPLFGAGLGVAGQLSSGLITPGQAGATWMTWWLGDSIGIMIITPLIRFWWVEPPSGYRLVLRWLTQTSWVAMFFTAAFVIMPDKAWTLFFLLLPYVVYTSITLGKQGASLSLVALAALVLGEGAQGISSDFMISVKMAFVGTCTLLAYVVTANFETNRTIRSMLATERNRLRTTLMSISDGVIKVDERAHVVFMNPMAEQLTGWSERAAMEKPFVVICPLKTLQEPRHPANPVEFFLAQTQRDAQIESYAFESADDGARTLEIRIRRVVGGGGRGDRLSNGAVIVLRDISDEVRLRRQLEHQALHDPLTDLPNRRALDNYLHRLLSENTNHLVSGLLYIDLDQFKLINDTCGHEVGDLLLKKLSSLLRKNTPERGMLARISGDEFALVIEGVTEAQTLAVAEQVRQTISHCQLAYEDLVFSVGASIGVTFITEQDNSRQAVLSRADIACYQAKESGRDRVRVYHAGDTVMLRYHGELEWLSQLKNAIQMGHFELYQQGIFCVDENGDAVDMPGCEVLIRLRRQDEMVSPGSFIPVAERFGFMPIIDRWVTETLFRRMSNSVGLEFIYNVNLSGATFNDHGFFKEVEGWAEKYRIDRSRVCFEVTESVALADIAQTREIIRSMAQKGYRFALDDFGSGSASYGYLSELPVNYVKLDGGFVRRVLEDPSAEIVIESLVKIARLRNMHCIAECVESRDIACRMVKLGISVLQGFFYDRPKPMGPITKSEGN; the protein is encoded by the coding sequence ATGCAGCTAATTCGCTACTCCATCAACTTCGTCCTCTTGCTTGCGCTGTATTATCTGGGTGGTCGCCTGGGGTTGCTGCTGGAGGTTTACTACGGCGACGTTACGCCATTGTGGCCACCTTCAGGGCTGGCGCTGGCGATGATCTGGTTCAGCGGCTGGCGCTGGGCGCCGGTTATCATCGTAGGCGAATTGCTGTCGGCCATGACCTTGCAACAGTCGATTCTCAACGGCGTTATCGGCGGCATTGGCCAGCTCAGCGAAGTCGCCTGCGCGATGCTGATGATTCGTTATTTTGGCATTACCCCCTATCTCAGCAGCGTCGGCGATAGCCTGCGCTTCATTGGTCTGGCCGCTTTGCTGGCGCCTTTGTTCGGCGCGGGACTGGGCGTCGCGGGACAACTTTCCAGCGGACTGATCACCCCCGGGCAGGCGGGGGCGACCTGGATGACCTGGTGGTTGGGCGACTCCATCGGCATTATGATCATCACCCCATTGATTCGTTTCTGGTGGGTTGAGCCGCCGTCAGGGTACCGTCTGGTGTTGCGCTGGCTGACTCAGACATCCTGGGTGGCCATGTTTTTCACCGCCGCCTTTGTGATCATGCCCGACAAGGCATGGACCTTGTTCTTTCTTCTGTTGCCCTATGTCGTCTACACCTCCATCACCCTGGGGAAGCAGGGCGCGAGCCTGAGTCTGGTCGCGCTGGCGGCGCTGGTGTTGGGAGAGGGCGCGCAGGGAATTTCCAGCGACTTTATGATCAGCGTGAAAATGGCGTTCGTCGGCACCTGTACCTTGCTGGCGTATGTGGTGACCGCCAACTTCGAAACCAATCGCACCATTCGCAGCATGCTGGCCACGGAACGTAACCGGCTGCGCACTACGCTGATGTCGATCAGCGACGGCGTGATCAAAGTCGATGAGCGCGCCCATGTGGTGTTCATGAATCCCATGGCGGAGCAATTGACCGGGTGGAGCGAACGCGCGGCCATGGAGAAGCCCTTCGTGGTGATCTGTCCTCTCAAGACTTTGCAGGAGCCCAGACATCCCGCAAATCCGGTGGAATTCTTCCTGGCGCAGACGCAACGCGATGCGCAGATAGAAAGTTATGCATTCGAGTCCGCCGATGATGGCGCCCGCACCTTGGAAATTCGCATTCGCCGCGTCGTTGGCGGCGGGGGGCGGGGCGATCGTCTCAGTAACGGCGCGGTGATCGTGTTGCGGGATATCAGCGATGAAGTGCGATTGCGCCGGCAACTGGAGCATCAGGCGCTGCATGATCCGCTGACTGACCTGCCCAACCGGCGCGCTCTGGATAATTATCTGCACCGGCTGCTGAGCGAGAACACCAACCATTTGGTGTCGGGCCTGCTTTATATCGATCTGGATCAATTCAAGCTGATTAATGACACCTGCGGTCATGAGGTGGGCGACCTGTTGCTGAAAAAGCTGTCGTCCTTGCTGCGCAAGAACACGCCGGAGCGCGGCATGCTGGCGCGTATTAGCGGGGATGAGTTCGCGTTGGTGATTGAAGGCGTCACGGAGGCGCAAACGCTGGCGGTGGCGGAGCAGGTGCGACAGACCATTTCACACTGTCAGTTGGCATACGAGGACTTGGTGTTTTCCGTTGGCGCCAGTATTGGCGTCACCTTTATCACGGAACAGGACAACAGTCGTCAGGCTGTGCTGTCCCGCGCCGATATCGCCTGTTATCAAGCCAAGGAAAGCGGACGTGACAGAGTCAGGGTCTACCATGCCGGCGATACTGTCATGCTGCGTTATCACGGCGAACTGGAGTGGTTGTCGCAGTTGAAAAACGCTATTCAGATGGGGCATTTCGAGCTGTATCAACAAGGCATCTTCTGTGTCGATGAGAACGGCGACGCCGTGGACATGCCGGGGTGTGAAGTGTTGATTCGCCTACGGAGACAGGATGAAATGGTCAGTCCGGGCAGTTTCATTCCGGTGGCGGAGCGTTTTGGGTTTATGCCCATCATTGATCGCTGGGTGACGGAAACCTTGTTTCGACGCATGTCCAACAGCGTGGGGCTGGAGTTCATCTATAACGTCAATTTGAGTGGCGCCACATTTAACGACCATGGCTTCTTCAAAGAGGTGGAAGGTTGGGCGGAGAAATATCGCATTGATCGTTCTCGCGTCTGCTTTGAAGTGACAGAAAGCGTGGCGCTGGCGGATATCGCCCAGACGCGGGAGATTATCCGCAGCATGGCGCAGAAGGGGTACCGCTTCGCTTTGGACGACTTCGGCAGTGGTTCCGCCAGCTATGGATACCTGAGCGAATTGCCGGTGAATTACGTCAAGCTGGACGGTGGTTTCGTACGCCGGGTACTGGAAGATCCCTCTGCGGAAATCGTGATTGAGTCTCTGGTTAAAATCGCCCGCTTACGGAACATGCATTGTATAGCCGAGTGTGTGGAAAGCCGGGATATCGCCTGCCGCATGGTGAAGCTGGGGATTTCGGTCTTGCAGGGCTTTTTCTATGACCGACCCAAGCCCATGGGGCCGATCACAAAAAGCGAGGGGAACTGA
- a CDS encoding PilT/PilU family type 4a pilus ATPase, whose translation MEFNQYLTVLAKNDGSDLYLSTGAPPCAKFHGKLKPIDKTPIPPGRIMEIANSIMDEEQREQFAHELEMNLAYSIPQVGRFRVNIFKQRNEVSIVARNIVTDIPNADSLGLPPILKEVLMSKRGLILFVGATGSGKSTSLAALIDHRNSNSGGHIITIEDPVEFIHKHKKSIINQREVGVDTRSYHNALKNTLRQAPDVILIGEIRDRETMEHALAFAETGHLCISTLHANNSNQALDRIINFFPEERRNQLLMDLSLNLRAFVSQRLVPTIDGKRTAAIEILLGTPTVSELILRGDIDGIKEIMQKSENIGMQTFDAALFKLVQQEKISVEEALKNADSANNLRLRIKLHAGVEVPTSLGDEKVEDAGPEELSAKKPSSGFSLSLQEIEEDDEEDNDPFKPKN comes from the coding sequence ATGGAATTCAACCAGTATCTGACCGTTCTGGCCAAGAATGACGGATCCGACCTCTACCTGAGCACCGGCGCGCCGCCCTGCGCCAAGTTTCACGGTAAATTGAAGCCCATCGATAAAACCCCCATTCCGCCGGGCAGAATCATGGAAATCGCCAACTCCATCATGGATGAAGAGCAGCGCGAACAATTCGCCCATGAACTGGAAATGAACCTGGCGTACAGCATCCCTCAGGTTGGCCGTTTCCGGGTCAACATCTTCAAACAGCGTAATGAAGTATCCATCGTCGCCCGAAATATCGTGACGGATATTCCCAACGCTGACAGCCTGGGACTGCCCCCTATCCTGAAAGAAGTATTGATGTCGAAACGGGGGCTGATTCTGTTCGTCGGCGCCACCGGCTCGGGCAAATCCACCTCTCTGGCGGCGCTGATCGACCACCGCAACAGCAATAGCGGCGGTCATATCATAACCATCGAAGACCCGGTGGAGTTCATCCACAAGCACAAGAAAAGCATCATCAACCAGCGGGAAGTGGGCGTAGACACGCGCAGTTATCACAATGCGTTGAAAAACACCCTGCGGCAGGCGCCGGATGTGATTCTGATCGGCGAGATCCGCGACCGGGAAACCATGGAGCACGCGCTGGCTTTCGCGGAAACCGGACATCTGTGTATATCCACCCTGCACGCCAATAACTCCAACCAGGCGCTGGACCGCATCATCAACTTTTTCCCGGAAGAGCGACGCAATCAGCTACTGATGGACTTATCGCTTAACTTAAGAGCTTTCGTCTCTCAACGTCTGGTGCCGACTATCGATGGCAAGCGCACTGCCGCCATCGAGATTCTGCTGGGCACGCCCACGGTCAGTGAATTGATCCTGCGCGGCGATATCGACGGCATCAAAGAGATCATGCAGAAGTCGGAAAACATAGGCATGCAGACCTTTGACGCGGCGCTGTTCAAGCTGGTGCAGCAAGAAAAGATCAGCGTGGAGGAAGCCCTGAAAAACGCCGACTCCGCCAACAACCTGCGTCTGCGCATCAAGCTGCACGCCGGCGTGGAGGTTCCCACTAGTCTGGGCGATGAAAAGGTCGAGGACGCAGGCCCCGAAGAATTGTCCGCCAAGAAGCCCAGCAGCGGCTTTTCTCTCAGCCTGCAGGAAATTGAAGAGGACGACGAGGAGGACAACGACCCCTTCAAACCTAAAAATTGA
- a CDS encoding tetratricopeptide repeat protein, translating to MFRRTLLILALSFASQANADSLAPEHEMRRLLFVAEESIEAERFAQAQEALDKVSELNITPTVQYYFYRGRVAMKSGEYEKAREAFVRYVNLAGSEGEYYEESLRSITRLDDQLKPPKQTAESTSIDWSKVVENSSGEYLQKLRGLYLAGSDQSALVQHINSLLAANVYTPSRIRKLNEEEGIVYRVSVNTRNEIVLQETNYLSANVSHNISRFKVFGVDPYVRSGCDLNQRACWLWNPENQDEKWLMITENKSAVDELSRAMTELIKLLQS from the coding sequence ATGTTTCGTCGGACGTTATTGATTTTAGCGCTCAGCTTCGCCAGCCAGGCTAACGCGGACTCCCTGGCGCCGGAGCATGAAATGCGCAGGTTGTTATTTGTCGCCGAAGAGAGCATCGAAGCGGAAAGGTTCGCCCAGGCGCAGGAGGCGCTGGATAAAGTTTCTGAGCTCAACATTACGCCAACAGTCCAATACTACTTCTACCGGGGACGGGTGGCGATGAAATCGGGCGAGTACGAGAAAGCCCGTGAAGCCTTTGTTCGTTACGTCAACCTCGCTGGCAGCGAAGGCGAGTACTATGAGGAGAGCCTGCGCTCTATCACGCGTCTGGACGACCAGCTTAAGCCGCCCAAGCAGACTGCGGAATCCACCTCCATCGATTGGAGCAAAGTGGTGGAGAACAGCAGCGGCGAATATCTGCAAAAGCTGCGCGGACTTTATCTGGCGGGATCTGATCAGAGCGCGCTGGTGCAGCATATCAACAGTCTGTTGGCCGCCAATGTCTACACGCCTTCCCGCATACGCAAGCTGAATGAAGAGGAAGGCATCGTTTATCGCGTCAGCGTTAATACACGGAATGAAATCGTGCTGCAGGAAACCAATTACCTGAGCGCGAACGTCAGTCACAATATCTCCCGCTTTAAAGTGTTTGGCGTCGACCCCTATGTTCGCTCCGGCTGCGATTTGAATCAGCGCGCTTGTTGGCTGTGGAATCCTGAAAATCAGGATGAAAAATGGCTGATGATTACGGAAAACAAAAGTGCGGTGGATGAGCTGAGTCGCGCTATGACGGAACTGATAAAACTGCTGCAAAGTTAA
- a CDS encoding alpha/beta fold hydrolase: protein MNQAHELPARHQFDLILLRGWMRDRRHWEGFDALLQDALDANGLGVRVHALDIPGNGVRNQETTPTTVASMISGLRQHWETQRPLVLVGLSMGGMLAAQWTYDHPEEVAGLALINASMRPYGAPWNRLRLRVWPKVLKGAGVTTARREKLIMQLTLSPLLRTRDRLRLWTGWSRERPVRTFNALRQLAAAARFSCPFDFAPNRPCLILCSLGDKLVDPECSIAMAQAWQTRCVTHPTAGHDLPVEDPLWLRRELLNWLTPLCAHLEAKHFPS from the coding sequence ATGAACCAGGCCCATGAGCTCCCGGCGCGTCATCAATTTGATTTGATCCTGCTGCGGGGATGGATGCGCGACAGACGGCATTGGGAAGGCTTCGACGCCCTGTTGCAGGACGCCCTGGACGCAAATGGCCTGGGCGTTCGCGTGCATGCCCTGGATATCCCCGGCAATGGCGTACGCAACCAAGAAACCACTCCCACCACAGTCGCCAGCATGATCTCCGGCCTGCGACAGCATTGGGAAACGCAGCGCCCTCTAGTGCTGGTAGGTTTATCCATGGGCGGCATGCTGGCGGCGCAATGGACCTATGATCATCCTGAAGAAGTCGCAGGACTGGCGTTGATCAACGCCAGTATGCGTCCCTATGGCGCGCCCTGGAACCGCCTGCGGCTGCGTGTCTGGCCCAAGGTGCTGAAAGGCGCCGGCGTCACCACCGCCCGCCGGGAAAAGCTGATCATGCAGCTCACGCTGTCTCCGCTATTACGCACCCGTGATCGCTTACGCCTCTGGACCGGCTGGAGCCGTGAGCGCCCGGTGCGCACGTTCAACGCCCTGCGTCAGCTGGCGGCGGCGGCGCGTTTCAGCTGCCCGTTTGATTTCGCGCCGAATCGGCCCTGCCTGATTTTGTGCAGCCTAGGCGACAAACTGGTGGACCCGGAGTGCTCTATCGCCATGGCGCAGGCATGGCAAACCCGATGCGTCACGCATCCTACGGCCGGGCATGACCTGCCGGTGGAAGATCCACTCTGGTTGCGGCGGGAATTGCTCAATTGGCTCACGCCGCTGTGCGCACATTTGGAAGCCAAACATTTCCCCTCTTGA
- a CDS encoding OmpA family protein yields the protein MKHPVLNPNKFTRISATLFSVAMIAACSSQNLTPESSPSEDFAVKSAAHNVEVADNNRDVSTSEADELYSYGISQADDNPELTTSNAAETINAAGTTTDSTTTEVTSASTTEGNDMTVLVLDDATAAALEKEYGGANQFAGVEPPQPRVIFYPLEKSNLNQEDMAALKQHADFLSVHPNYQIQIHGHTDASGQASYNERLSEERAQRVADYLLNNGARPEQVEIFGWGSREPLLTSSHHEKNRRVELIYLNDQVAVYGAPQIMEHNAAEVSETF from the coding sequence ATGAAACACCCCGTACTGAACCCAAATAAATTCACCCGCATCAGCGCCACTCTGTTTTCCGTGGCCATGATCGCAGCCTGCAGCTCGCAAAATCTAACGCCTGAGTCTTCACCTTCCGAAGACTTTGCTGTAAAGTCAGCGGCCCATAACGTGGAAGTCGCCGACAATAATAGGGATGTGTCAACTTCGGAAGCCGATGAGCTTTACAGCTACGGTATATCCCAGGCCGATGACAACCCAGAATTAACGACATCGAACGCCGCTGAAACAATAAACGCTGCTGGAACAACCACCGACAGCACAACAACCGAAGTAACAAGCGCCTCGACCACGGAGGGAAATGATATGACTGTTCTAGTACTTGACGACGCAACAGCCGCAGCCCTGGAAAAAGAGTATGGCGGCGCGAACCAGTTCGCAGGCGTCGAACCACCTCAACCCCGCGTTATCTTCTATCCATTGGAGAAATCCAACCTGAACCAGGAAGATATGGCGGCGCTGAAGCAGCATGCGGATTTTCTTAGCGTGCATCCCAACTATCAGATTCAAATACACGGACATACCGACGCGTCCGGCCAAGCCTCTTACAACGAGCGACTGTCCGAAGAGCGCGCACAGCGTGTAGCGGATTATCTGTTGAACAACGGCGCTCGCCCCGAGCAGGTGGAGATTTTCGGCTGGGGAAGCCGCGAGCCGTTGCTGACCTCCTCTCATCATGAGAAGAATCGTCGCGTTGAGTTGATCTACCTGAACGATCAGGTGGCGGTGTACGGCGCCCCCCAGATCATGGAGCATAACGCCGCGGAAGTCAGCGAAACATTCTAA